From a single Vibrio toranzoniae genomic region:
- a CDS encoding ATP-binding protein: MKLILIRGLPGSGKSTKAQTYDALHVEADMYFVNGQGVYQFDPRRLQQAHEWCQNTVEKGLKQGLDVVVSNTFIKQWEMKAYRQLALKYKADLIIEVCREQFGSIHDIEPSVIKRMAKDWQE; the protein is encoded by the coding sequence ATGAAGTTAATACTCATTCGAGGGCTGCCCGGTTCCGGCAAGTCAACAAAAGCGCAAACCTACGATGCACTGCATGTCGAAGCTGATATGTATTTTGTGAATGGTCAAGGAGTGTATCAGTTTGATCCTAGGCGATTACAACAGGCTCATGAGTGGTGTCAGAACACAGTGGAAAAAGGCCTGAAACAAGGGCTAGATGTTGTTGTATCAAATACCTTTATCAAGCAGTGGGAAATGAAGGCTTACCGCCAACTCGCACTTAAATATAAAGCAGATTTGATTATAGAAGTGTGTAGAGAGCAATTTGGCAGCATTCACGACATTGAACCATCCGTGATTAAGCGCATGGCAAAAGATTGGCAAGAATAA
- a CDS encoding DUF2726 domain-containing protein, producing the protein MTNIFIVVIVLVVFFYFIQKYLVKHDDTKDHAYQKKGSLMSAQQATFYNALKSAVGNHGEVFAKVSMSNVLVPAKANNKKNWFIANNKISRSYFDFVVCDPRTLEPRVIIELDNGKELNKGKADREKLLIHVCKSAGLPLIGASIKHSYQVSRLKRLLAAHIDLIEPSKEVRFCKKCGSPMIIKLASQGDHKGRRFFTCSRQPNCTYTENYNVVFDVDDE; encoded by the coding sequence ATGACTAATATCTTTATCGTTGTAATTGTTCTGGTTGTGTTCTTTTACTTTATCCAAAAGTATCTAGTGAAGCATGATGATACCAAAGATCATGCTTATCAGAAAAAAGGGTCGTTGATGTCGGCGCAACAGGCGACATTTTATAACGCACTTAAATCCGCTGTGGGCAACCATGGTGAAGTGTTTGCCAAGGTCAGCATGTCGAATGTTCTTGTGCCCGCTAAGGCTAATAACAAGAAGAATTGGTTTATCGCCAACAACAAAATCTCACGTAGCTACTTTGATTTTGTCGTCTGCGACCCGCGGACGTTAGAGCCCCGCGTGATCATTGAACTTGATAACGGCAAAGAGCTCAACAAGGGAAAGGCCGATCGAGAAAAACTACTGATTCACGTGTGTAAATCGGCAGGCTTACCACTGATTGGTGCATCTATTAAACACAGCTATCAAGTGAGCCGTTTGAAGAGGTTACTGGCAGCACACATTGATTTAATTGAACCATCAAAAGAAGTTCGATTCTGTAAAAAATGTGGCAGCCCGATGATCATCAAGTTAGCAAGTCAAGGCGACCATAAAGGTCGACGCTTTTTCACTTGTAGCCGCCAGCCAAACTGTACGTATACCGAGAACTACAATGTGGTGTTCGATGTGGATGACGAATAA
- a CDS encoding helix-turn-helix domain-containing protein codes for MIKYKIKELVEIKSLREKRKVTLSEVAEAVGVQSSAMSKLANNKGYTTTTTTLNELCKFFDCKIEELIEYIPE; via the coding sequence ATGATTAAATATAAGATTAAAGAATTAGTAGAGATTAAATCGTTACGCGAAAAACGTAAGGTTACTTTATCTGAAGTTGCCGAAGCCGTTGGAGTTCAAAGCTCCGCGATGTCAAAGCTTGCTAATAACAAAGGTTATACAACCACAACGACCACTTTGAATGAATTGTGTAAATTCTTCGACTGCAAGATCGAAGAGCTTATAGAGTACATACCAGAATAA
- a CDS encoding WYL domain-containing protein, with the protein MQLFQEFMENQMSTSMERNLRCVDFYLAFCGQVSRNDLMEFAQISVATASRTFGEYVRRWPHNLTYKHSEKLYIAESCYIPVFSHDPLAGLDLISTGLITRYISSPLVPANLPAGIAPALDPEQVRTLTSAACRSSAVTVQYLSLSSGACERLLAPTHFFNSLGNWYCRAFDFSAGESGEFRVFRLSRFKQVVDTVPIPSPLPVDSEWLTEVVLTLVPHPNHHQPEAIRLDLGLENKPVLNLRISAAMAGYCLQEWRVDCSAEAALPAVQFPLHLANRYELASLTSMCLAPGFDTSDKNTHISLKPV; encoded by the coding sequence ATGCAATTATTTCAAGAATTTATGGAGAACCAGATGTCGACTAGCATGGAAAGAAATCTGCGCTGTGTTGATTTCTACTTGGCGTTCTGCGGGCAGGTTAGCCGGAATGACCTGATGGAGTTTGCACAAATCAGTGTGGCTACCGCATCGCGCACTTTTGGCGAGTATGTCCGCCGCTGGCCTCACAATCTGACTTACAAGCACTCAGAAAAGCTCTATATCGCCGAATCTTGCTATATTCCGGTGTTCTCGCATGATCCCCTGGCGGGCTTGGACTTAATCTCAACCGGTCTAATAACACGATACATATCGTCGCCGCTTGTTCCTGCCAACTTACCCGCAGGAATTGCACCTGCGTTGGATCCGGAACAAGTACGTACGCTGACATCGGCTGCATGCCGTAGCTCTGCGGTTACCGTTCAGTACTTATCGCTGAGCTCAGGTGCGTGTGAGCGCCTTTTAGCCCCAACCCACTTTTTCAACAGTTTGGGTAATTGGTACTGCCGAGCCTTTGACTTTTCAGCCGGTGAGTCAGGTGAGTTCCGTGTGTTTAGGCTCAGCAGGTTCAAACAGGTAGTTGACACTGTTCCGATCCCGTCGCCACTTCCTGTGGACAGTGAGTGGCTTACCGAAGTGGTTCTAACTTTGGTCCCTCACCCGAATCATCATCAGCCAGAGGCTATCCGGCTGGATCTCGGCTTGGAAAACAAACCAGTTTTGAATCTACGTATCAGCGCAGCTATGGCCGGGTATTGCCTGCAAGAATGGCGTGTCGATTGTTCGGCCGAAGCTGCACTACCTGCGGTGCAGTTTCCACTGCACCTAGCTAATCGCTATGAGCTGGCCAGTCTGACGTCCATGTGCTTAGCGCCAGGCTTTGACACTTCAGATAAAAATACGCATATCAGCCTGAAACCTGTCTAA
- a CDS encoding YgjP-like metallopeptidase domain-containing protein — protein sequence MHPSLRYIQGYPKHIIDPVTQLVESGKLVPWFEARYPNNHEIKSEKALFDYAIEIKNRYMKKTPPIRKVIYDGKIHLINNALGLHSYVAKNHGGKIKSKNEIRIASVFRNAPEPLLRMLVVHELAHIKEKEHDKAFYQLCCHMEPEYHQLELDARLFMMYLDLKK from the coding sequence ATGCATCCTTCTTTACGCTATATCCAAGGCTATCCTAAGCACATTATCGACCCTGTGACTCAACTTGTAGAGTCAGGTAAATTAGTGCCTTGGTTTGAAGCTCGCTATCCAAATAATCATGAAATAAAAAGCGAGAAGGCCCTGTTTGATTATGCGATTGAGATTAAAAATCGCTACATGAAGAAAACACCACCCATCAGAAAAGTGATTTACGACGGGAAGATACACCTAATCAATAATGCATTAGGCCTCCACTCTTATGTTGCGAAGAATCACGGTGGCAAGATCAAATCGAAGAATGAGATTCGTATCGCCAGTGTCTTTAGAAATGCACCAGAACCTTTGCTTAGAATGCTGGTAGTGCATGAACTGGCGCACATCAAAGAGAAAGAGCACGACAAAGCCTTTTACCAACTATGTTGTCACATGGAACCGGAATATCACCAACTTGAGTTGGATGCCCGTTTATTCATGATGTATTTAGATTTAAAGAAGTAG
- the rlmF gene encoding 23S rRNA (adenine(1618)-N(6))-methyltransferase RlmF — MSQSQNRTTLSLSKNSASDKNRNNTDSKAAGQNKAKQVSSKPTNNKGGAGKAPLKKGTSNKSAPKRSSGSQKPSGPKRTGGLQRNKNTAKPAGGLHPKNQHTGRYDFELLVAALPELKEHLIKNPVGEDTINFSDPLAVKLLNKALLAYHYGVKHWDIPAGYLCPPIPGRADYIHRVADILNSDGQGEPYNHASVKALDIGVGANCIYPIVGTTEYKWRCTGTDVDPVSIKTANFIAESNANLKGKIRARLQADSEAIFKGVIKDNERYDVTICNPPFHGSLEEAEKGSQRKLDNLAANRAKKAGKSLKPESKKSQTKKDKPTLNFGGQKAELWCPGGEAAFIMKMARESQLFATQVLWFTTLISKKDNVDMIRSELGKLRAKQVKVIEMSQGQKVSRFVAWSFMDDEQRQEWIALK, encoded by the coding sequence ATGAGCCAATCACAAAATAGAACCACGCTAAGCCTGTCGAAAAACAGCGCCTCTGATAAAAACCGTAACAATACGGATTCAAAAGCGGCGGGACAGAATAAAGCCAAGCAAGTTTCTAGTAAACCAACCAATAATAAAGGCGGAGCGGGTAAAGCACCGCTTAAAAAAGGCACTTCGAATAAGAGCGCACCAAAAAGATCGAGCGGTTCGCAAAAGCCTTCAGGCCCGAAACGAACGGGCGGTTTACAACGTAACAAGAATACGGCTAAGCCTGCGGGTGGACTGCACCCAAAAAATCAACACACAGGTCGCTACGACTTCGAGTTATTGGTTGCTGCGTTACCTGAGCTGAAAGAGCACTTGATTAAGAACCCTGTCGGTGAAGATACAATCAATTTTTCTGATCCATTGGCCGTTAAGTTACTTAACAAGGCGCTACTAGCATATCACTATGGCGTTAAGCACTGGGATATTCCCGCGGGTTACCTATGTCCGCCAATTCCAGGCCGAGCAGATTACATTCATAGAGTGGCAGACATCCTTAACAGCGATGGCCAAGGCGAACCATATAACCACGCGTCTGTGAAAGCATTAGATATTGGTGTTGGCGCAAACTGTATCTACCCAATTGTTGGCACGACAGAATACAAATGGCGTTGTACGGGTACAGATGTTGATCCTGTATCCATCAAAACGGCTAACTTCATTGCAGAAAGTAACGCGAACCTAAAAGGTAAGATCCGAGCGAGATTGCAAGCAGACTCTGAAGCTATTTTTAAAGGTGTCATTAAAGACAATGAACGTTACGATGTCACTATTTGTAACCCTCCATTCCACGGCTCTTTAGAAGAAGCGGAAAAAGGGTCGCAACGTAAGCTCGATAATCTAGCGGCAAACCGAGCTAAGAAAGCAGGTAAGTCACTCAAGCCTGAATCTAAAAAATCGCAGACGAAAAAAGATAAGCCAACGTTGAACTTTGGTGGTCAAAAAGCAGAGTTATGGTGTCCGGGTGGTGAAGCGGCTTTCATTATGAAAATGGCGAGAGAGAGCCAACTGTTTGCTACGCAAGTACTGTGGTTTACTACGTTGATTTCTAAGAAAGACAACGTTGATATGATTCGTTCAGAGCTTGGTAAGTTAAGAGCAAAACAAGTGAAAGTAATAGAGATGTCGCAAGGCCAAAAGGTGAGCCGCTTTGTTGCGTGGAGCTTTATGGATGATGAGCAGAGACAAGAGTGGATTGCGCTTAAATAA
- the pilW gene encoding type IV pilus biogenesis/stability protein PilW, with amino-acid sequence MPAKSLLSNFILFTSLSLIGCVSVTEGPPKIESDPIAMSESRIELGLGYMGQDNMVRARENLELAIKHAPSYYRARLSMAHYYEKVGEVDEARSTYQKALSLDSRNGNVLNNYGTFLCKQGEYEQADKYFNRAIDQPYYYLVSASYENAAFCAFKAGNTDQAKYYFTRAIDHDPNRAKSILQLSKIEVSEADYNNARLRLFKFHQRYGYQIPSLQILVELENKAGNSALEKKYQTKLDELLST; translated from the coding sequence ATGCCTGCCAAGTCACTTTTATCAAATTTCATATTATTCACATCTCTTTCACTAATAGGCTGCGTCTCTGTCACTGAAGGCCCACCTAAAATAGAAAGTGACCCAATTGCGATGTCTGAGTCCCGCATTGAGTTAGGCTTAGGTTACATGGGTCAAGACAATATGGTTAGAGCTCGTGAAAACCTAGAGTTAGCGATCAAGCATGCGCCTAGTTATTACAGAGCACGACTCTCTATGGCGCATTACTATGAAAAAGTTGGCGAAGTAGACGAAGCAAGATCCACATATCAAAAGGCGCTAAGTTTAGATTCAAGAAACGGAAATGTATTGAATAACTACGGTACGTTTTTGTGTAAACAAGGCGAGTATGAGCAGGCCGATAAGTACTTCAACCGAGCCATCGACCAACCCTATTATTATTTAGTCTCTGCCAGTTATGAGAATGCGGCCTTTTGCGCATTTAAAGCCGGTAATACTGACCAAGCAAAGTATTACTTCACACGTGCTATTGACCACGATCCGAATCGAGCAAAGTCGATATTACAGCTATCAAAGATTGAAGTAAGTGAAGCAGATTATAATAACGCGCGGCTTCGTCTGTTCAAGTTCCACCAGCGCTATGGCTATCAAATTCCATCCCTTCAAATATTGGTCGAACTGGAAAACAAAGCCGGAAACAGTGCGCTTGAGAAGAAGTACCAAACCAAATTAGACGAGTTGCTCTCCACTTAG
- a CDS encoding DUF3859 domain-containing protein, translated as MAKRSAIVDMTSYGIYTTWDSKSKDLPKIQEFTTIVDAEIDVEFGYILNIKKAKGEKVHYCIYHPNITTDKGEVLEPFDGEEYVGNNDWDFYLGDTIWAPVSNKLGKWRMTVELKGNIIADKTFDLVAKDEGQFWKRRGF; from the coding sequence ATGGCAAAGCGATCGGCTATCGTCGACATGACATCTTACGGCATCTACACGACGTGGGATTCTAAATCTAAAGATCTTCCCAAAATCCAAGAGTTCACCACCATCGTTGATGCCGAAATTGACGTAGAGTTTGGTTATATTCTGAATATTAAAAAAGCCAAAGGCGAAAAGGTCCACTACTGTATTTATCACCCGAACATCACCACAGACAAAGGCGAAGTGCTAGAACCATTCGATGGTGAAGAGTATGTCGGCAACAACGATTGGGATTTCTATTTAGGCGATACCATTTGGGCTCCAGTCTCAAACAAGCTCGGTAAATGGCGCATGACAGTCGAGCTAAAAGGTAACATCATCGCCGACAAGACATTCGACCTAGTGGCAAAAGATGAAGGACAGTTTTGGAAGCGTAGGGGTTTCTAA
- the metA gene encoding homoserine O-acetyltransferase MetA, with product MPIRIPDQLPASDVLREEKIFVMPLSRASTQEIRPLRVLILNLMPKKIETETQFLRLLSNSPLQVDVELLRIDDRPSKNTPTEHLDNFYRQFEMVKSRNFDGLIITGAPLGLVQFEDVIYWEHLQTIMEWANKHVTSTLYVCWAAQAGLKLLYDLPKRTRKDKLSGVYSHEIHNPFHPILRGFDDTFLAPHSRYADFSQEYLAEHTDLDVLATSDAAGVYLAATKDKRNVFVTGHPEYDAHTLHNEYIRDLGEGMEPVIPINYYPNNNPDNKPIASWRSHGHLLFSNWLNYCVYQQTPYDLDHFSEDNFTKDD from the coding sequence GTGCCTATTCGTATTCCAGACCAATTGCCCGCATCCGATGTTCTTCGTGAAGAAAAAATTTTTGTTATGCCGCTATCAAGAGCATCGACACAGGAAATTCGTCCACTTCGAGTCTTGATCCTCAACCTAATGCCTAAGAAAATTGAAACCGAAACTCAGTTCTTACGCCTACTATCAAACAGTCCATTGCAAGTAGATGTAGAACTACTGCGCATCGACGACCGACCAAGTAAGAATACACCCACGGAACACCTTGATAACTTTTATCGTCAATTTGAGATGGTAAAAAGTCGTAATTTTGATGGGCTGATCATCACTGGTGCGCCGCTTGGTTTAGTTCAATTTGAAGATGTTATCTATTGGGAACATCTACAAACCATCATGGAATGGGCAAACAAACACGTTACGTCGACTCTATATGTATGTTGGGCAGCTCAAGCTGGTTTGAAATTGCTGTATGATTTGCCAAAGCGCACTCGTAAAGACAAGCTGTCTGGTGTTTACAGTCACGAAATACATAACCCATTTCACCCTATTTTACGTGGCTTTGATGATACGTTCTTAGCGCCTCATTCACGCTATGCCGACTTCTCTCAAGAATACTTAGCCGAGCATACCGACCTTGATGTACTTGCGACTTCCGATGCGGCTGGTGTGTATCTGGCGGCAACCAAAGACAAGCGGAACGTGTTTGTAACAGGTCACCCGGAATATGATGCTCATACACTTCATAATGAGTATATTCGTGACTTAGGTGAAGGCATGGAGCCGGTTATCCCTATCAACTATTACCCAAACAACAATCCAGACAATAAGCCTATTGCAAGCTGGCGTAGTCATGGTCACTTATTATTTTCAAATTGGCTAAACTACTGCGTTTACCAACAGACACCTTACGATTTGGATCACTTCAGCGAAGACAATTTCACCAAAGACGATTAA
- a CDS encoding site-specific integrase, whose translation MGKVRERNGKLFLDFRYNDIRCREQTALPNTIQNIRKLQKLLNQIDADIRLGSFVYRDYFPSSSRAARFLEEDCKAEKVKQEMLGSYKSAIHEAQGTSLISLEDFAAEWYEENESRWKESYKESIRLYLYRYLVPHFGSTSIDQISRPDILKFRAELAKPKSGKKLSAEFINHVMTPLRMMLSEAADRYEFRTPFENIKALRIDRRDVQPFSIEEVMHFLDKIRDDYKTYFTTRFFTGMRTSEIDGLKWQYVDFNLKTISVRETYVHGRMDTVKTTGSARDIQMNSHVYEALEKQFKLTGKGEFVFTNASGNPLDKGNVRDRIWKPALKDMGLKYRRPYETRHTYATLMLAAGEAPEWIARQMGHTTTKMLFQTYSRFVPNLTRNDGSAFERLLKKANSGGLGGDK comes from the coding sequence ATGGGTAAAGTACGAGAACGAAATGGAAAACTATTTCTGGATTTTAGGTACAACGATATCCGATGCAGAGAACAGACAGCCTTACCTAATACCATTCAAAATATCAGGAAGTTGCAAAAGCTGCTCAATCAGATAGATGCAGACATAAGACTGGGGTCTTTCGTCTACAGGGATTACTTTCCAAGCTCAAGTAGAGCGGCTCGATTTCTTGAGGAGGACTGTAAGGCCGAAAAGGTAAAGCAAGAAATGTTGGGGAGTTATAAAAGTGCAATACACGAAGCACAAGGTACTTCTCTTATTTCATTAGAAGACTTTGCCGCTGAGTGGTATGAAGAAAACGAGAGTCGATGGAAAGAAAGCTATAAGGAGAGTATTCGTTTATACCTTTACAGATACCTTGTTCCACACTTTGGAAGTACTTCTATTGATCAGATTTCTAGGCCAGATATTTTGAAGTTCAGAGCCGAATTAGCTAAACCAAAATCGGGTAAGAAACTGTCAGCAGAGTTTATTAATCACGTGATGACGCCATTAAGGATGATGCTGTCAGAAGCTGCAGATCGTTATGAATTTAGAACTCCTTTTGAAAATATTAAAGCGTTGAGAATTGATAGAAGAGACGTTCAGCCGTTTAGTATTGAGGAAGTAATGCATTTTCTCGATAAAATTAGGGATGACTACAAGACGTATTTCACCACACGCTTCTTCACTGGTATGCGGACTTCAGAGATTGATGGTTTGAAGTGGCAATACGTAGATTTTAATTTGAAAACAATTTCTGTTCGTGAAACTTATGTGCATGGGCGAATGGATACAGTTAAGACGACAGGTTCTGCTAGAGATATTCAAATGAACTCTCATGTTTATGAGGCTTTGGAAAAGCAATTCAAGTTAACAGGGAAAGGAGAGTTCGTTTTTACTAATGCTTCAGGGAACCCTTTGGATAAAGGGAATGTCCGTGATCGAATTTGGAAGCCTGCGTTAAAAGATATGGGGTTAAAGTATCGTCGTCCATACGAAACGCGCCATACTTATGCCACTCTGATGCTGGCCGCTGGTGAAGCCCCTGAGTGGATAGCTAGGCAAATGGGGCATACGACGACCAAGATGCTTTTTCAGACATACAGCCGTTTCGTTCCTAATTTAACGCGGAATGATGGAAGTGCATTTGAACGTCTATTGAAAAAAGCTAATAGTGGTGGGTTAGGAGGTGATAAATGA
- a CDS encoding M20/M25/M40 family metallo-hydrolase produces the protein MTQINEQRLVDHFCDLVKIDSESRNEKAIAEALAEQLGELGFDVHKLAVPAEVSNGFNIYARLDGTLPGSTVFSCHMDTVTPGIGIEPIIEDGVIRSKGNTILGGDDKSGIAAIMEAIRCIQAEDQAHKTIEIAFTVFEEGGLFGSLNFDMSYIQSEHAIVLDTGGPIGTIVNAAPGQQKVTATIKGRPAHAGLAPEEGISAIQVAADAITKMNLLRVDEETTANVGIVEGGQATNIVMPELKVVAEARSLNGDKLTAQVEHMISTFEASAKPFGAEVEIESTRAYDAFVIADDHPHILSIKSAFEKLGVTANTKRTGGGSDANNFNAKGLTTVNLSTGMAKVHTTEEYIAVKDMVAITEFVIAYVTQ, from the coding sequence ATGACCCAAATTAATGAACAACGTCTTGTCGACCATTTCTGCGATCTTGTGAAAATCGATAGTGAATCACGCAACGAAAAAGCCATCGCGGAAGCACTGGCTGAGCAGCTAGGCGAACTCGGCTTTGACGTACATAAGCTGGCCGTTCCGGCAGAAGTGTCGAATGGTTTCAATATCTATGCTCGTTTAGATGGCACACTTCCAGGTAGCACAGTATTCAGCTGCCACATGGATACAGTAACGCCAGGTATCGGCATTGAGCCAATCATTGAAGACGGCGTTATCCGCTCTAAAGGCAACACGATTCTAGGTGGCGACGATAAATCGGGCATCGCGGCTATCATGGAAGCAATACGTTGCATTCAAGCTGAAGATCAAGCGCACAAAACCATCGAAATCGCATTCACCGTATTCGAAGAAGGCGGTTTATTCGGTTCTCTAAACTTCGATATGTCTTACATTCAATCTGAGCACGCTATCGTTCTAGATACAGGTGGCCCGATTGGTACGATCGTAAACGCTGCACCAGGTCAACAGAAGGTAACCGCGACAATCAAAGGCCGCCCGGCTCATGCTGGCTTAGCACCAGAAGAAGGCATCAGCGCAATTCAAGTGGCTGCAGACGCAATCACCAAGATGAACCTACTTCGTGTCGATGAAGAAACAACAGCAAACGTGGGTATTGTTGAAGGTGGTCAAGCGACTAACATCGTAATGCCAGAACTTAAAGTAGTGGCTGAAGCTCGCTCACTAAACGGTGACAAGCTAACAGCACAAGTTGAACACATGATCTCGACATTCGAAGCAAGCGCGAAGCCATTCGGCGCTGAAGTAGAAATCGAATCAACTCGTGCTTACGATGCATTCGTGATTGCAGATGATCACCCGCATATTCTTTCTATCAAATCGGCATTCGAGAAACTTGGCGTAACGGCAAACACCAAACGTACAGGTGGCGGTAGCGATGCAAACAACTTTAATGCTAAAGGTCTAACAACCGTTAACCTTTCTACAGGGATGGCAAAAGTTCACACCACTGAAGAGTACATCGCGGTTAAAGACATGGTCGCAATCACTGAGTTTGTTATAGCTTACGTAACACAATAA
- a CDS encoding tetratricopeptide repeat-containing diguanylate cyclase — MNKNNVLGSFLLVVTISVVLGLYLLYPLSDVDLSPPQADSTSVYTPEKELSQTEYGKKLIHILGLSRSSPSVAKHQLDLLRPPTGVNDKAIYQAYRLMILSNVAQHQRDADALMDYVEQIKALSEHEDMLWLKSELLVESAVEYLKEGELAIAEIEIRSAIGIAESIRYEQLLVKAYNTAGAINNVRNDLRDAQYFLYKGLQLGKQYPTHIYNSKLMSNMALLYIYLEDWPKALRIIDKAKKLYFKSGLLEDDAIGILYINESFVYLSSGDVTNGRIAYEKAKALDSKRVSARYKILLLRTYSDVLLSEGNFSKALQVANQCLQAPNIKKYTLQNGQCYLSRALANIGLDQDDDILDDLERALAIFEVVGSRSWKVLGLKTLAEYYESQSDFDSALSYYKQYYHGNKALLFDKRQSDIFLLEQDYANEALANENDLLNTEKDLNELLLQKEQLRNRIVVTLIIMVSISAGLLAIRLRSIQSKNKALVTQSTTCALTGLYNRRYLEQLLTQPMPFNTSRFGISLVILDLDHFKRVNDTFGHDVGDEVLVEVARRVNQHLFPNDVVSRWGGEEFVILLSGSIDPEQQLNVIRLAISETPIATQSGSLDLTTSIGASIGIAHEQLNQDTYKKYLKAADDALYQAKESGRNQVIIAES; from the coding sequence ATGAATAAAAACAACGTTTTAGGTTCGTTTCTGCTCGTTGTGACCATCAGTGTCGTACTCGGACTTTATTTACTGTATCCGCTCAGTGATGTGGACTTGAGCCCTCCTCAAGCCGACAGTACTTCTGTCTACACTCCAGAAAAAGAACTCTCTCAAACTGAATATGGAAAAAAGTTAATTCATATTCTCGGTTTGTCACGCAGTTCCCCATCTGTTGCAAAACATCAACTTGATCTACTTCGACCGCCCACAGGCGTTAATGACAAAGCAATATACCAAGCTTATCGACTTATGATTTTGTCGAATGTGGCTCAACATCAACGAGATGCCGACGCCCTGATGGACTACGTCGAACAAATAAAAGCGTTGTCTGAGCATGAAGATATGTTGTGGTTGAAGTCAGAATTATTGGTTGAATCTGCGGTTGAATACCTTAAGGAAGGGGAACTTGCAATCGCTGAAATTGAAATTAGATCCGCGATAGGGATTGCTGAATCTATTCGTTACGAGCAGTTATTGGTTAAAGCGTATAACACCGCGGGAGCAATCAATAACGTGCGAAACGACTTGCGAGACGCTCAGTACTTTCTTTATAAAGGACTGCAACTTGGCAAGCAGTATCCAACGCACATTTATAATAGCAAGCTGATGTCGAACATGGCGTTACTCTACATCTATTTAGAGGATTGGCCTAAAGCCCTGCGTATTATTGATAAAGCAAAAAAGCTCTATTTTAAAAGTGGCTTACTTGAAGATGACGCGATTGGCATCCTCTACATAAACGAGTCATTTGTGTACTTAAGCAGTGGTGATGTGACGAATGGCCGAATTGCTTATGAGAAAGCAAAAGCACTCGATAGCAAAAGAGTCAGTGCTCGATACAAAATCTTATTACTGAGAACCTACAGTGACGTACTGCTATCAGAGGGCAATTTCAGCAAAGCATTGCAAGTGGCTAATCAATGTCTTCAAGCGCCGAATATTAAGAAGTACACACTTCAAAACGGGCAGTGTTATCTAAGCCGCGCGTTAGCAAACATTGGACTAGATCAAGATGACGATATATTGGATGATCTTGAACGAGCACTTGCAATCTTTGAAGTGGTAGGGAGCAGAAGTTGGAAGGTGTTAGGCTTAAAAACACTGGCTGAATATTACGAATCTCAGAGCGACTTTGATAGTGCACTGAGTTACTACAAACAATATTATCATGGCAACAAAGCACTATTGTTTGATAAAAGGCAGAGTGACATTTTTCTACTAGAACAAGACTATGCAAATGAGGCACTCGCTAACGAAAATGACTTACTCAATACAGAAAAAGACCTCAATGAGTTGCTGCTTCAAAAGGAACAGCTGAGAAACAGAATCGTGGTGACATTGATTATAATGGTCAGTATTAGTGCTGGATTACTGGCGATTAGGCTTCGCAGCATACAAAGTAAAAATAAAGCGCTGGTCACTCAATCTACAACGTGTGCGCTAACGGGTTTATACAACCGACGCTATCTGGAGCAGTTGTTAACTCAGCCAATGCCATTTAATACTTCACGGTTTGGGATCAGTCTCGTCATTCTAGACCTTGACCACTTTAAACGCGTTAATGACACCTTTGGACATGATGTTGGTGATGAGGTTTTAGTGGAAGTCGCAAGGCGAGTAAATCAACACTTATTCCCAAATGACGTAGTGTCTCGTTGGGGTGGTGAAGAATTCGTTATACTGCTGTCTGGTTCCATTGATCCTGAGCAACAGTTGAACGTTATCCGTTTAGCCATTTCCGAAACCCCCATTGCTACGCAATCCGGCTCTTTAGACCTCACCACATCGATAGGGGCGTCGATTGGTATTGCTCATGAGCAACTCAATCAAGATACTTACAAGAAGTACCTCAAAGCCGCGGATGATGCATTGTATCAAGCGAAAGAGTCGGGTAGGAATCAAGTCATCATCGCTGAAAGCTGA